The following coding sequences are from one Streptomyces sp. NBC_00536 window:
- the sigE gene encoding RNA polymerase sigma factor SigE, which translates to MVGAPLDTTRADRGGAAAPVDRGGVLRRLFWSAGEPKSVINTADRFHTAATATTATFAADAGSQAWTPPSWEEIVSTHSARVYRLAYRLTGNQHDAEDLTQEVFVRVFRSLSTYTPGTFEGWLHRITTNLFLDMVRRKQRIRFDALADDAAERLPSREPNPQQVLHDTHFDADVQQALDTLAPEFRAAVVLCDIEGLSYEEIAATLGVKLGTVRSRIHRGRSHLRKALKHRSPEARAEQRALAGVAVGAPVVGGEGGTE; encoded by the coding sequence ATGGTAGGGGCTCCACTGGACACCACCAGAGCCGACAGGGGAGGTGCGGCTGCGCCTGTGGATCGTGGAGGCGTCCTTCGGCGTCTCTTCTGGTCGGCGGGTGAGCCGAAATCCGTGATCAACACTGCTGACCGTTTCCACACCGCTGCCACCGCAACCACCGCGACCTTTGCCGCCGATGCGGGCTCCCAGGCGTGGACCCCTCCCTCCTGGGAGGAGATCGTCAGCACGCACAGTGCGCGGGTCTACCGGCTGGCGTACCGCCTGACGGGCAACCAGCACGACGCCGAGGACCTCACCCAGGAAGTCTTCGTCCGCGTCTTCCGTTCGCTGTCGACGTACACGCCCGGCACCTTCGAGGGCTGGCTGCACCGCATCACCACGAACCTCTTCCTGGACATGGTGCGCCGCAAGCAGCGGATCCGCTTCGACGCGCTCGCGGACGACGCCGCCGAGCGGCTGCCGAGCCGTGAGCCCAACCCGCAGCAGGTGCTCCACGACACGCACTTCGACGCGGACGTCCAGCAGGCGCTGGACACCCTCGCGCCGGAGTTCCGCGCCGCCGTGGTCCTGTGCGACATCGAAGGCCTGTCCTACGAGGAGATCGCCGCGACCCTCGGCGTGAAGCTCGGCACCGTCCGCAGCCGGATCCACCGTGGCCGCTCGCACCTGCGCAAGGCGCTCAAGCACCGCTCCCCGGAGGCGCGGGCGGAGCAGCGCGCGCTGGCGGGTGTGGCCGTGGGCGCCCCGGTCGTGGGGGGAGAGGGCGGAACCGAGTGA
- a CDS encoding S1C family serine protease has protein sequence MSDTHPPTDPAPLRSAPRWWSRPASSPDGTAAPDHRVPGPREGAEAAPDADATAAGPLDDVALDEPPAPRYDPWSTAPLHVPDAGPARPGIRMRQLVAVAVGCALLAGGVGAWLGVLAERRSSTRLELPQAGVEPKGRAPGSVAGIAATALPGVVTLHVAGGAGNGTGTGFVLDGQGHILTNNHVVADAQRITVTFSTGESVNADVVGRDGGYDLAVVKVDGVRGLKPLALGNSENVKVGDPVVAIGAPFDLSNTVTAGIISATGRPITAGGDKGDGSDVSYVDALQTDAPINPGNSGGPLLDGLARVIGINSAIRGADQGQNDKDPARQSGSIGLGFAIPVNQAKRVAEEIIRTGHATHPVIGVTLDMQYTGDGARVGDKGAEGKPAVPPGSPAARAGIKSGDVIVKVDGQRVHGGDELIIKVRAHRPGDPLGLTVLRDGKERALELVLGSANSG, from the coding sequence ATGTCCGACACCCACCCTCCGACCGATCCGGCTCCGCTGCGGTCGGCCCCGCGGTGGTGGAGCCGTCCCGCCAGCAGCCCCGACGGGACCGCCGCACCGGACCACCGCGTGCCGGGCCCCCGGGAGGGTGCGGAAGCCGCGCCCGACGCTGATGCCACGGCCGCTGGCCCGCTGGACGACGTAGCCCTCGATGAACCGCCCGCGCCCCGGTACGACCCGTGGAGCACCGCTCCGCTGCACGTGCCCGACGCGGGTCCGGCGCGGCCCGGGATCCGGATGCGGCAGCTCGTCGCCGTGGCCGTGGGCTGCGCCCTGCTCGCCGGGGGCGTCGGCGCCTGGCTCGGCGTACTGGCCGAACGGCGGAGCAGCACCCGGCTGGAACTTCCCCAGGCCGGGGTGGAGCCCAAGGGCCGGGCCCCCGGGAGCGTGGCCGGGATCGCCGCGACCGCCCTGCCCGGCGTGGTCACCCTGCACGTGGCGGGCGGCGCGGGCAACGGCACCGGCACCGGCTTCGTCCTGGACGGGCAGGGCCACATCCTCACGAACAACCACGTGGTCGCGGACGCCCAGCGGATAACGGTCACCTTCAGCACCGGCGAGAGCGTGAACGCGGACGTGGTCGGCCGGGACGGCGGCTACGACCTGGCCGTGGTCAAGGTCGACGGGGTGCGCGGCCTGAAGCCCCTGGCCCTGGGCAATTCGGAGAACGTCAAGGTCGGCGACCCGGTGGTGGCCATCGGGGCGCCCTTCGACCTGTCCAACACGGTCACCGCGGGCATCATCAGCGCCACCGGGCGGCCCATCACCGCGGGCGGCGACAAGGGGGACGGCAGCGACGTCAGCTATGTCGACGCCCTCCAGACCGACGCGCCCATCAACCCGGGCAACTCCGGCGGCCCGCTGCTCGACGGCCTGGCCCGGGTGATCGGCATCAACAGCGCGATCCGGGGCGCGGACCAGGGCCAGAACGACAAGGACCCGGCGCGCCAGAGCGGCAGCATCGGCCTCGGCTTCGCGATCCCGGTCAACCAGGCCAAGCGGGTGGCGGAGGAGATCATCCGGACCGGTCACGCGACCCATCCGGTCATCGGGGTCACCCTGGACATGCAGTACACGGGCGACGGGGCCCGGGTCGGGGACAAGGGCGCCGAGGGCAAACCGGCCGTCCCGCCGGGCAGCCCCGCCGCCCGGGCCGGCATCAAGTCCGGCGATGTGATCGTCAAGGTGGACGGCCAGCGGGTGCACGGCGGTGACGAGCTGATCATCAAGGTGCGGGCCCACCGGCCGGGTGATCCGCTCGGCCTGACCGTGCTGCGCGACGGCAAGGAGCGCGCGCTGGAACTCGTACTCGGTTCGGCGAACAGTGGATGA
- a CDS encoding O-methyltransferase translates to MRQLWGQERVISGNRQTSWAFADAFVAEDDALRWARDRAREAGLRSVSPGTGAALRLLAATADAKAVAEIGTGTGVSGIHLLHGLRPDGVLTTVDPEPDRQAFARQAFRAAGFAGNRARFIPGRALDVLPRLADGGYDLVFCDGDPSESLDYLAESLRLLRPGGLVCFEGVFSDGRTVDSAAQPVEVLRVRELLRTVRESPALESALLPVGDGLLCAVRR, encoded by the coding sequence TTGCGCCAACTATGGGGACAGGAGAGGGTCATTAGCGGCAACCGGCAGACGAGCTGGGCGTTCGCCGACGCGTTTGTCGCCGAGGACGACGCTCTGCGGTGGGCCCGCGACCGGGCGAGGGAAGCGGGCCTGCGCTCGGTCTCCCCCGGCACCGGGGCCGCGCTGCGCCTGCTGGCCGCCACCGCGGACGCCAAGGCGGTCGCGGAGATCGGCACCGGCACCGGTGTCTCCGGCATCCACCTGCTCCACGGACTGCGCCCCGACGGGGTGCTGACCACCGTGGACCCCGAGCCCGACCGGCAGGCCTTCGCCCGTCAGGCCTTCCGCGCGGCGGGCTTCGCGGGCAACCGGGCGCGCTTCATCCCGGGCCGCGCCCTGGACGTCCTGCCGCGGCTCGCCGACGGCGGGTACGACCTGGTCTTCTGCGACGGGGATCCGTCCGAGTCCCTCGACTACCTCGCTGAATCGTTGCGCCTGCTGCGTCCGGGTGGACTCGTGTGCTTCGAGGGAGTCTTCTCGGACGGCCGTACGGTCGACTCCGCGGCCCAGCCGGTGGAGGTGCTGCGGGTGCGCGAGCTGCTGCGCACGGTCCGCGAGAGCCCCGCCCTGGAGTCCGCGCTGCTGCCGGTGGGCGACGGCCTGCTGTGCGCCGTGCGCCGCTGA
- a CDS encoding ATP-binding protein produces the protein MSLPLTRRIARAALLLAAGAAPVVGAAGSASAVGLESAPQLGSLTALDSASLGHAVDNTARQGADMAGATGGKAVESAVPAVGAVGGNAAAKGVPTAHENATGLAGAAGAVAGDTAGAAGKSGLPTDGLTGNLMGGLPVAGAPAAASPLPAAGLPDAAAPAAALPTSGLPVAAPALPTGGLPALGGLPLGG, from the coding sequence ATGTCCCTCCCCCTGACCCGTCGGATCGCCCGTGCCGCACTGCTGCTCGCAGCCGGAGCGGCGCCCGTGGTCGGCGCGGCCGGCTCGGCGAGCGCCGTGGGCCTGGAGTCCGCACCCCAGCTGGGTTCGCTGACCGCCCTGGACAGCGCGAGCCTCGGACACGCCGTGGACAACACCGCCCGCCAGGGCGCCGACATGGCCGGGGCGACCGGCGGCAAGGCCGTGGAGTCCGCCGTCCCGGCGGTCGGCGCGGTGGGCGGCAACGCGGCCGCCAAGGGCGTCCCGACCGCCCACGAGAACGCGACCGGCCTGGCCGGGGCCGCGGGCGCGGTGGCCGGTGACACCGCCGGCGCGGCGGGCAAGAGCGGCCTGCCGACCGACGGGCTCACCGGGAACCTGATGGGCGGCCTCCCGGTCGCCGGCGCCCCGGCCGCCGCGAGCCCCCTGCCCGCCGCCGGGCTGCCCGACGCGGCGGCGCCCGCCGCCGCGCTCCCGACGTCCGGCCTGCCCGTCGCCGCCCCCGCCCTGCCGACCGGCGGGCTGCCCGCGCTCGGCGGTCTGCCGCTGGGCGGCTGA
- a CDS encoding enoyl-CoA hydratase/isomerase family protein: MSDSVLYEVTDGLATITINRPDAMNAMNTEAKVALRDAVLAAAEDSGVRAVLLTAAGGRAFCVGQDLKEHVGFLAADRENGSTLTMSTVAEHYNPIVRALTTMAKPVVAGVNGVAAGAGFGFALAADFRVVADTASFNTSFAGVALTADSGVSWTLPRLIGQSRAADLLLFPRSVPAQEAYELGIANRLVPAESLAAEAASVARALASGPTVAYAALKESLAYGAAHGLAESLEKEDALQTRAGASADHGIAVAAFLAKQPPNYQGR, encoded by the coding sequence ATGTCCGACAGCGTGCTCTACGAAGTGACCGACGGCCTCGCGACGATCACGATCAACCGTCCCGACGCGATGAACGCCATGAACACCGAGGCGAAAGTCGCGCTGCGGGACGCCGTCCTCGCCGCCGCGGAGGACTCCGGGGTACGGGCCGTCCTGCTGACGGCGGCGGGCGGCCGGGCCTTCTGCGTGGGCCAGGACCTCAAGGAACACGTCGGGTTCCTCGCGGCCGACCGCGAGAACGGCTCCACGCTGACGATGAGCACCGTCGCGGAGCACTACAACCCGATCGTGCGGGCGCTCACCACCATGGCGAAGCCCGTGGTGGCCGGGGTGAACGGCGTCGCGGCCGGGGCGGGCTTCGGCTTCGCGCTGGCGGCGGACTTCCGGGTCGTGGCCGACACCGCCTCCTTCAACACCTCCTTCGCCGGGGTCGCGCTGACCGCCGACTCCGGGGTGTCCTGGACCCTGCCCCGGCTGATCGGCCAGTCGCGCGCCGCCGACCTGCTGCTGTTCCCCCGGTCGGTGCCGGCCCAGGAGGCGTACGAGCTGGGCATCGCGAACCGTCTCGTCCCGGCGGAGTCGCTGGCCGCCGAGGCCGCTTCGGTGGCCCGTGCGCTGGCCTCGGGCCCCACGGTGGCCTACGCCGCCCTGAAGGAGTCCCTGGCGTACGGGGCCGCGCACGGACTGGCCGAGTCCCTGGAGAAGGAGGACGCCCTCCAGACCCGCGCCGGTGCCTCCGCCGACCACGGCATCGCGGTGGCCGCCTTCCTCGCGAAGCAGCCCCCGAACTACCAGGGCCGCTGA
- the dapE gene encoding succinyl-diaminopimelate desuccinylase, which produces MSESELDLTLDAAELTARLVDIPSVSGDEKVLADLVELALRGLPHLTVDRFGNNVVARTHLGRAERVVLAGHLDTVPIADNVPSRLDGNDVLWGCGTTDMKSGVAVQLRIAATVPEPNRDLTFVFYDQEEVAAHLNGLGKVAEAHPDWLAGDFAVLLEPSNAEVEGGCQGTLRVILRTSGERAHSARSWMGSNAIHTAGPVLAKLAAYEPRRPVIDGLEYHEGLNAVRIEGGVANNVIPDACAVTVNFRYAPDRSEAEALAHVREVFADCDIAEFVVDDSSGGALPGLSHPAAAAFMAAVGGRAMPKFGWTDVSRFSALGVPAVNYGPGDALLAHKVDERVETKAILHCEERLRAWLTS; this is translated from the coding sequence ATGTCCGAATCCGAGCTGGACCTCACCCTGGACGCTGCCGAGCTGACCGCCCGGCTCGTCGACATCCCTTCCGTGAGCGGCGACGAGAAGGTCCTCGCGGACCTCGTGGAGCTCGCGCTCCGGGGTCTCCCGCACCTCACCGTCGACCGCTTCGGCAACAACGTCGTGGCCCGTACGCACCTCGGCCGCGCGGAGCGCGTCGTCCTCGCCGGGCACCTCGACACCGTGCCGATCGCCGACAACGTGCCCTCCCGGCTGGACGGGAACGACGTCCTGTGGGGCTGCGGCACCACCGACATGAAGTCCGGAGTCGCGGTCCAGCTGCGGATCGCGGCGACCGTGCCCGAGCCGAACCGGGACCTCACCTTCGTCTTCTACGACCAGGAGGAGGTCGCCGCCCACCTCAACGGCCTGGGCAAGGTCGCCGAGGCCCACCCGGACTGGCTGGCCGGAGACTTCGCGGTCCTCCTGGAGCCCTCCAACGCGGAGGTCGAGGGCGGCTGCCAGGGCACCCTGCGGGTGATCCTGCGCACGTCCGGCGAACGCGCCCACTCCGCGCGCAGCTGGATGGGGTCCAACGCCATCCACACGGCCGGACCGGTCCTCGCGAAGCTGGCGGCGTACGAACCGCGCCGTCCCGTCATCGACGGCCTGGAGTACCACGAGGGCCTCAACGCGGTACGGATCGAAGGCGGCGTCGCCAACAACGTGATCCCCGACGCCTGCGCGGTGACCGTCAACTTCCGCTACGCCCCCGACCGCAGCGAGGCCGAGGCGCTCGCCCACGTCCGGGAGGTCTTCGCGGACTGCGACATCGCCGAGTTCGTCGTGGACGACAGCTCCGGCGGAGCGCTGCCCGGCCTGTCCCACCCGGCGGCGGCCGCGTTCATGGCGGCGGTCGGCGGCCGCGCCATGCCGAAGTTCGGCTGGACGGACGTCTCGCGCTTCAGCGCGCTGGGCGTACCGGCCGTCAACTACGGCCCGGGGGACGCCCTGCTGGCCCACAAGGTCGACGAACGGGTCGAGACGAAGGCGATCCTGCACTGCGAGGAACGACTCCGCGCCTGGCTGACCTCCTGA
- a CDS encoding DivIVA domain-containing protein, translating to MIVFWFLLIALVVVVAGVTLAVIGGGTEAVLPEVDPEVVADGLPETRPVVRADIDELRLPVAPRGYRMAEVDDVLTRLGAELAERDARIAELEAARSRPAAAAGPDLTKGDR from the coding sequence TTGATCGTGTTCTGGTTCTTGCTGATCGCGCTGGTCGTGGTCGTCGCCGGGGTCACCCTCGCGGTGATCGGCGGCGGCACCGAGGCGGTGCTGCCCGAGGTGGACCCCGAGGTCGTGGCCGACGGCCTGCCGGAGACCCGCCCCGTGGTCCGGGCGGACATCGACGAACTGCGGCTGCCGGTGGCTCCGCGGGGGTACCGGATGGCCGAGGTGGACGACGTACTGACCCGGCTCGGCGCGGAACTGGCCGAACGGGACGCGCGGATCGCGGAACTGGAGGCGGCCCGCAGCCGCCCGGCCGCCGCGGCCGGGCCCGACCTCACCAAGGGCGACCGGTGA
- a CDS encoding DNA-3-methyladenine glycosylase I, which yields MTPAPGAAVAGPDGGLRCPWALATEDYIAYHDTEWGRPVHGDDALYERLCLEAFQSGLSWLTILRRREGFRKAFADFEIAKVAEFGEADAERLLADPGIIRNRAKIAATLANARVLAGWEAGALDALIWSHAPKRPAAAPRSTTQVPAVTPESTALAKSLKASGIRFVGPTTAYALMQACGLVNDHLSTCVSRHP from the coding sequence GTGACCCCGGCGCCGGGGGCCGCCGTCGCGGGGCCGGACGGGGGGCTGCGGTGCCCGTGGGCGCTCGCGACCGAGGACTACATCGCCTACCACGACACGGAGTGGGGGCGTCCGGTCCACGGGGACGACGCGCTGTACGAACGGCTCTGCCTGGAGGCCTTCCAGTCCGGGCTGTCCTGGCTGACGATCCTGCGGCGCCGGGAAGGATTCCGGAAGGCCTTCGCGGACTTCGAGATCGCCAAGGTCGCGGAGTTCGGCGAGGCGGACGCGGAGCGGCTGCTCGCCGACCCGGGGATCATCCGGAACCGGGCGAAGATCGCGGCGACGCTGGCCAATGCGAGGGTGCTGGCCGGGTGGGAGGCGGGGGCGCTGGACGCGCTGATCTGGTCCCACGCGCCGAAGCGGCCGGCGGCGGCCCCGCGGAGCACGACCCAGGTCCCCGCGGTGACCCCCGAATCCACGGCCCTGGCGAAGTCCCTGAAGGCCTCCGGCATCCGCTTCGTGGGCCCGACGACGGCCTACGCCCTGATGCAAGCGTGCGGCCTCGTCAACGATCACCTGTCCACCTGCGTCTCCCGCCACCCGTAG
- a CDS encoding TIGR00730 family Rossman fold protein, with amino-acid sequence MGNPESGRRKPAEQQLGPVLRRRDQVQAGSTTDQRLLDSAGPSEWVHTDPWRVLRIQSEFIEGFGTLAELPPAISVFGSARTAPDSPDYEAGVAIGRALVDAGFAVITGGGPGAMEAANKGAREGNGISVGLGIELPFEQGLNQHVDLGLNFRYFFVRKTMFVKYSQGFVVLPGGLGTLDELFEALTLVQTQKITRFPIVLFGTAYWSGLIDWLRNTVVAQGKASEKDLYLFHVTDDVDEAIALVTKEVGK; translated from the coding sequence ATGGGCAACCCTGAGAGCGGCCGGAGGAAGCCGGCGGAGCAGCAGCTGGGCCCCGTACTGCGACGGCGCGACCAGGTCCAGGCGGGCAGTACGACCGACCAGCGGCTGCTGGACTCCGCCGGGCCCTCCGAGTGGGTGCACACCGACCCCTGGCGGGTCCTGCGCATCCAGTCGGAGTTCATCGAGGGCTTCGGCACGCTGGCGGAGCTGCCGCCCGCGATCAGCGTCTTCGGTTCGGCGCGCACCGCGCCGGACTCGCCGGACTACGAGGCGGGCGTGGCCATCGGCCGCGCCCTCGTCGACGCGGGCTTCGCGGTCATCACCGGCGGCGGCCCGGGCGCGATGGAAGCCGCCAACAAGGGCGCCCGCGAAGGCAACGGGATCTCGGTCGGACTCGGCATCGAGCTGCCCTTCGAGCAGGGGCTCAACCAGCACGTCGACCTCGGACTGAACTTCCGGTATTTCTTCGTCCGCAAGACGATGTTCGTCAAGTACAGCCAGGGCTTCGTGGTCCTGCCGGGCGGTCTGGGCACGCTGGACGAGCTGTTCGAGGCGCTGACGCTGGTCCAGACGCAGAAGATCACCCGCTTCCCGATCGTGCTGTTCGGCACGGCGTACTGGAGCGGGCTGATCGACTGGCTGCGGAACACGGTGGTCGCGCAGGGCAAGGCCTCGGAGAAGGACCTGTACCTCTTCCACGTCACGGACGACGTGGACGAGGCGATCGCCCTGGTGACGAAGGAAGTCGGCAAGTAG
- a CDS encoding zf-HC2 domain-containing protein — translation MSGVSPSAAEHHLGDRLAALVDGELSHDVRERVLAHLATCAKCKAEADAQRRLKTLFVESAPPPLSAGLLARLQGLPGGGPDGPAAPPGPPGPAARSGATDPFASFGYAFQNPRPQEGFRIHEVGRHEVGRPRRRFAFVAAGAVSLAAIALGGALPLDQVEPNARGEGGASVTPAAQQPGATGGALSVVDAVIRDRPRPPAGTATLGPELTAVFSPSASRPAPLPSVAPTLSPRPVSLTR, via the coding sequence GTGAGCGGAGTCAGTCCGTCCGCAGCGGAACACCACCTGGGCGACCGGCTCGCCGCCCTCGTGGACGGGGAGCTGAGCCATGACGTGCGTGAGCGCGTCCTCGCCCATCTGGCGACCTGTGCCAAGTGCAAGGCCGAAGCCGACGCCCAGCGCCGGCTGAAGACCCTCTTCGTCGAGAGCGCGCCGCCACCGCTCTCCGCCGGGCTGCTCGCCCGGCTCCAGGGCCTGCCGGGAGGCGGACCCGACGGTCCCGCCGCGCCGCCCGGCCCGCCGGGCCCGGCCGCCCGCTCCGGTGCCACCGATCCCTTCGCCTCGTTCGGGTATGCCTTCCAGAACCCGCGCCCGCAGGAAGGCTTCCGCATACACGAGGTGGGCCGACACGAGGTGGGCCGACCCCGCCGCCGGTTCGCCTTCGTCGCCGCCGGTGCCGTCTCGCTCGCCGCGATCGCCCTCGGCGGCGCGCTGCCGCTGGACCAGGTCGAGCCCAACGCCCGTGGTGAGGGCGGTGCGAGCGTCACCCCGGCCGCCCAGCAGCCCGGTGCCACCGGCGGCGCCCTGTCCGTGGTCGACGCGGTCATCCGGGACCGGCCCCGGCCCCCCGCCGGGACCGCGACCCTCGGCCCCGAGCTGACGGCGGTGTTCAGCCCCTCGGCGTCCCGCCCGGCGCCGCTGCCGTCCGTGGCGCCGACCCTGTCACCGCGCCCGGTGTCCCTGACGCGCTGA
- a CDS encoding DUF3117 domain-containing protein: MAAMKPRTGDGPLEVTKEGRGIVMRVPLEGGGRLVVELTPDEAGALGDALKKVVG, translated from the coding sequence ATGGCGGCCATGAAGCCGCGGACGGGCGACGGCCCGCTCGAGGTCACCAAGGAGGGGCGGGGCATTGTCATGCGCGTTCCGCTTGAAGGCGGCGGTCGGCTTGTCGTCGAGCTGACCCCGGACGAGGCCGGCGCGCTCGGTGACGCCCTGAAGAAGGTCGTCGGCTGA
- the fdxA gene encoding ferredoxin, whose product MTYVIAEPCVDVKDKACIEECPVDCIYEGQRSLYIHPDECVDCGACEPVCPVEAIFYEDDTPEEWKDYYKANVEFFDELGSPGGASKLGLIERDHSFIAALPPMNGEH is encoded by the coding sequence GTGACCTACGTCATCGCGGAGCCTTGTGTCGACGTCAAGGACAAGGCATGCATCGAAGAGTGCCCCGTCGACTGCATCTACGAGGGCCAGCGGTCCTTGTACATCCACCCGGACGAGTGCGTCGACTGTGGTGCGTGTGAACCGGTCTGCCCGGTCGAGGCCATCTTCTACGAGGACGACACTCCGGAAGAGTGGAAGGACTACTACAAGGCGAACGTCGAGTTCTTCGACGAACTCGGTTCGCCCGGTGGCGCCTCCAAGCTCGGCCTGATCGAGCGCGACCACTCCTTCATCGCCGCGCTGCCGCCCATGAACGGCGAGCACTGA
- the dapC gene encoding succinyldiaminopimelate transaminase, which translates to MAAVSARLPAFPWDKLEPYKAIASAHADGIVDLSVGTPVDPVPDLIQRALVAAADSPGYPTVWGTAAYRDAITDWVKGRLGASNAGHRNVLPVVGSKELVAWLPIQLGLGAGDKVAYPRLAYPTYEVGARLCGAEPVVYDDPTELDPAGLKLLWLNSPSNPTGKVLSKEELIRIVAWAREHGILVFSDECYLELGWEAEPVSVLHDDVCGGSYEGLVAVHSLSKRSNLAGYRAAFAAGDAEVLAELLEIRKHGGMMTPSPVQAAAAVALGDDAHVQEQRERYAARRAALRTALEAHGFRIEHSEASLYLWATRDEPCWETVAYLAGLGVLVCPGDFYGEAGAHFVRVAFTATDERVAAAVKRLG; encoded by the coding sequence GTGGCCGCAGTATCCGCTCGTCTTCCCGCCTTCCCCTGGGACAAGCTGGAGCCGTACAAGGCAATCGCCTCCGCGCACGCGGACGGCATCGTCGACCTGTCCGTCGGAACCCCCGTGGACCCGGTGCCGGACCTGATCCAGCGCGCCCTGGTGGCGGCCGCTGACTCGCCGGGCTATCCGACGGTGTGGGGCACGGCCGCGTACCGCGATGCGATCACGGACTGGGTGAAGGGCCGCCTCGGCGCGAGCAACGCCGGGCACCGCAACGTGCTGCCGGTGGTCGGCTCCAAGGAGCTGGTGGCCTGGCTGCCGATCCAGCTGGGTCTGGGCGCGGGCGACAAGGTCGCCTACCCGCGGCTCGCGTACCCGACGTACGAGGTCGGCGCGCGGCTGTGCGGCGCCGAGCCGGTGGTCTACGACGACCCCACCGAGCTGGACCCGGCCGGGCTGAAGCTGCTGTGGCTGAACTCGCCGTCCAACCCCACCGGGAAGGTCCTCTCCAAGGAGGAGCTGATCCGGATCGTGGCCTGGGCGCGCGAGCACGGGATCCTGGTCTTCAGCGACGAGTGCTACCTGGAGCTGGGCTGGGAGGCCGAGCCCGTCTCCGTCCTGCACGACGACGTGTGCGGCGGCTCGTACGAGGGCCTGGTGGCCGTCCACTCCCTCTCCAAGCGCTCCAACCTGGCGGGCTACCGGGCGGCCTTCGCCGCCGGTGACGCCGAGGTCCTCGCCGAGCTGCTGGAGATCCGCAAGCACGGCGGCATGATGACGCCCTCGCCGGTGCAGGCCGCGGCCGCGGTCGCGCTGGGCGACGACGCGCACGTCCAGGAGCAGCGGGAGCGCTACGCCGCCCGCCGCGCGGCCCTGCGGACGGCCCTGGAGGCGCACGGCTTCCGGATCGAGCACAGCGAGGCCAGCCTGTACCTGTGGGCGACCCGCGACGAGCCCTGCTGGGAGACGGTCGCGTACCTCGCCGGGCTCGGCGTCCTGGTCTGCCCCGGCGACTTCTACGGCGAGGCGGGCGCGCACTTCGTGCGGGTCGCGTTCACGGCGACGGACGAGCGGGTGGCCGCGGCGGTCAAGCGCCTCGGCTAG
- the folP gene encoding dihydropteroate synthase, whose protein sequence is MLRLGRREFDTHEPVIMAIVNRTPDSFYDQGATFRDEPALDRVELAVAEGAAIIDIGGVKAGPGEHVDAAEEARRTVGFVAEVRRRHPDVVISVDTWRHEVGEAVCEAGADLLNDAWGGVDPKLAEVAARYGAGLVCTHAGGVEPRTRPHRTAYEDVMADILRVTVGLAERAAALGVPRESIMIDPGHDFGKNTRHSLEATRRLGEMTETGWPVLVSLSNKDFVGETLDRPVKERLLGTLATTAVSAWLGAQVYRVHEVAETRQVLEMVASIQGHRPPAVARRGLA, encoded by the coding sequence ATGCTGCGACTGGGCAGGCGCGAGTTCGACACGCACGAGCCGGTGATCATGGCGATCGTGAACCGGACCCCGGACTCGTTCTACGACCAGGGCGCCACCTTCCGCGACGAGCCCGCGCTCGACCGCGTGGAGCTGGCGGTGGCCGAGGGCGCGGCGATCATCGACATCGGCGGGGTCAAGGCGGGCCCGGGCGAGCACGTGGACGCGGCCGAGGAGGCCCGCCGCACGGTGGGCTTCGTGGCCGAGGTGCGGCGCCGCCACCCGGACGTCGTGATCAGCGTGGACACCTGGCGGCACGAGGTCGGCGAGGCCGTCTGCGAGGCCGGGGCGGACCTGCTGAACGACGCGTGGGGCGGGGTGGACCCCAAGCTGGCGGAGGTCGCGGCGCGCTACGGCGCGGGCCTGGTCTGCACGCACGCGGGGGGCGTGGAGCCGCGGACCCGGCCGCACCGGACGGCGTACGAGGACGTGATGGCGGACATCCTGCGGGTGACCGTCGGGCTGGCGGAGCGGGCCGCCGCGCTGGGCGTGCCGCGCGAGTCGATCATGATCGACCCGGGCCACGACTTCGGCAAGAACACCCGGCACTCGCTGGAGGCCACGCGCCGCCTCGGGGAGATGACGGAGACCGGCTGGCCGGTGCTGGTGTCCCTGTCCAACAAGGACTTCGTGGGCGAGACCCTGGACCGGCCGGTCAAGGAGCGGCTGCTGGGCACCCTGGCCACGACGGCCGTCTCGGCGTGGCTGGGCGCACAGGTCTACCGGGTCCACGAGGTCGCCGAGACCCGGCAGGTGCTGGAGATGGTGGCGTCCATCCAGGGCCACCGCCCGCCCGCCGTCGCCCGCCGGGGCCTGGCCTAG